The following are from one region of the Salvia hispanica cultivar TCC Black 2014 chromosome 1, UniMelb_Shisp_WGS_1.0, whole genome shotgun sequence genome:
- the LOC125202190 gene encoding cyclin-D5-1 isoform X1, with translation MEEYSQYSLSTLLCGEDESCFDHFKDECFNFNFTSVSDFDSEYIRMLIRNEAIFESKYSVQNEGIRWKRRDAANWILDRRVHFGFHCRTAYISLFYLDRFLSRRSIGKEESWAMRLLSIACLSLAAKMEENEAPSLSEYDADEYSFNGDVIQRMELLVLNTLEWKMSCITPFTYLNYFASLFCSQFRLNRAVELILAIMLEINVTDHRPSVVAAAAVLAAGRDHNLTNKMLEMKIDDVPIPSWGAVEKEQTLFCYSLLQEIGMCKSNDDGMKRSGRKRRIECIDGDQDCPPPKTPKQ, from the exons ATGGAGGAGTATTCCCAGTACTCGTTATCCACCCTTCTCTGCGGGGAAGATGAATCCTGTTTCGACCATTTCAAAGACGAAtgcttcaatttcaatttcacttCCGTCTCTGATTTTGATTCTGAATACATCCGAATGTTAATCCGAAATGAAGCCATCTTCGAATCGAAATATTCCGTACAAAACGAAGGAATCAGGTGGAAGCGCCGCGACGCCGCCAATTGGATTCTCGAT AGAAGGGTTCATTTCGGATTTCACTGCCGTACGGCCTATATCTCGTTGTTTTACTTGGATCGATTCCTTTCTAGAAGATCAATTGGT AAGGAGGAATCATGGGCTATGCGATTGCTCTCGATTGCGTGTTTGTCTCTGGCTGCAAAAATGGAGGAAAACGAAGCTCCTTCGTTATCCGAATACGATGCAGATGAATACAGCTTCAATGGAGACGTGATTCAGAGAATGGAGCTGCTGGTATTGAACACATTGGAATGGAAGATGAGCTGCATCACTCCATTTACTTATCTCAACTATTTCGCCTCTTTGTTCTGCTCCCAATTTAGGCTAAACCGAGCTGTCGAATTGATCTTAGCTATAATGTTAG AGATCAATGTAACGGATCATCGGCCTTCTGTGGTTGCTGCTGCAGCAGTCTTAGCAGCTGGTCGCGATCATAATTTGACGAACAAAATGCTAGAGATGAAGATTGATGATGTTCCAATTCCATCATGGGGGGCAGTTGAAAAG GAGCAAACACTTTTCTGTTACAGTCTACTTCAAGAAATTGGGATGTGTAAATCCAATGATGATGGGATGAAGAGATCCGGCAGGAAAAGGAGGATTGAATGCATCGATGGTGATCAAGATTGCCCTCCTCCTAAGACTCCTAAACAATGA
- the LOC125202190 gene encoding cyclin-D5-1 isoform X2 produces the protein MEEYSQYSLSTLLCGEDESCFDHFKDECFNFNFTSVSDFDSEYIRMLIRNEAIFESKYSVQNEGIRWKRRDAANWILDRRVHFGFHCRTAYISLFYLDRFLSRRSIGKEESWAMRLLSIACLSLAAKMEENEAPSLSEYDADEYSFNGDVIQRMELLVLNTLEWKMSCITPFTYLNYFASLFCSQFRLNRAVELILAIMLEINVTDHRPSVVAAAAVLAAGRDHNLTNKMLEMKIDDVPIPSWGAVEKSTSRNWDV, from the exons ATGGAGGAGTATTCCCAGTACTCGTTATCCACCCTTCTCTGCGGGGAAGATGAATCCTGTTTCGACCATTTCAAAGACGAAtgcttcaatttcaatttcacttCCGTCTCTGATTTTGATTCTGAATACATCCGAATGTTAATCCGAAATGAAGCCATCTTCGAATCGAAATATTCCGTACAAAACGAAGGAATCAGGTGGAAGCGCCGCGACGCCGCCAATTGGATTCTCGAT AGAAGGGTTCATTTCGGATTTCACTGCCGTACGGCCTATATCTCGTTGTTTTACTTGGATCGATTCCTTTCTAGAAGATCAATTGGT AAGGAGGAATCATGGGCTATGCGATTGCTCTCGATTGCGTGTTTGTCTCTGGCTGCAAAAATGGAGGAAAACGAAGCTCCTTCGTTATCCGAATACGATGCAGATGAATACAGCTTCAATGGAGACGTGATTCAGAGAATGGAGCTGCTGGTATTGAACACATTGGAATGGAAGATGAGCTGCATCACTCCATTTACTTATCTCAACTATTTCGCCTCTTTGTTCTGCTCCCAATTTAGGCTAAACCGAGCTGTCGAATTGATCTTAGCTATAATGTTAG AGATCAATGTAACGGATCATCGGCCTTCTGTGGTTGCTGCTGCAGCAGTCTTAGCAGCTGGTCGCGATCATAATTTGACGAACAAAATGCTAGAGATGAAGATTGATGATGTTCCAATTCCATCATGGGGGGCAGTTGAAAAG TCTACTTCAAGAAATTGGGATGTGTAA